From Halotia branconii CENA392, the proteins below share one genomic window:
- a CDS encoding PspA/IM30 family protein has product MELIKRILRVIRANLNSLIGSAEDPEKILEQAVIEMQENLVRLRQGVAQAIATQKRTERQATAAGSTAEEWYRRAQLALQQGNEPLAREALTKRQAYKETATALSNQIGQQNDVVARLKKDMRSLELKISEAKTKKDMYIARARSAEASYRLQEMLDGNSATSSLSAFEGMEEKVLQIEAQSEAIATLGSDDLQKQFDSLESAGDIDHELAAMKMQVLNEAENPQQQLPKGQEL; this is encoded by the coding sequence ATGGAACTAATTAAGCGTATCCTGCGGGTGATTCGCGCTAACCTTAACAGTTTAATAGGCAGTGCGGAAGATCCGGAAAAGATTTTAGAACAAGCTGTGATAGAAATGCAAGAAAATTTGGTGCGATTGCGACAGGGGGTAGCCCAAGCGATCGCTACTCAAAAACGCACCGAACGTCAAGCCACAGCAGCTGGTTCGACAGCCGAAGAATGGTATCGCCGCGCCCAATTAGCACTGCAACAAGGCAACGAACCTCTAGCACGGGAAGCTTTAACTAAACGTCAAGCTTACAAAGAAACTGCCACAGCCCTTTCTAACCAAATAGGGCAACAAAATGATGTGGTAGCTAGACTAAAAAAAGATATGCGATCGCTGGAGTTAAAAATTTCCGAGGCAAAAACTAAAAAAGATATGTACATTGCCCGCGCTCGTTCTGCTGAGGCATCCTATCGCCTCCAGGAAATGCTCGATGGAAATTCTGCTACAAGTAGCCTCAGCGCCTTTGAGGGTATGGAAGAGAAAGTTTTACAGATAGAAGCTCAATCAGAAGCGATCGCAACTCTGGGTAGTGACGATTTGCAAAAACAATTTGACTCTTTAGAATCCGCTGGTGATATTGATCATGAACTTGCAGCGATGAAAATGCAGGTTTTAAATGAAGCTGAAAATCCCCAGCAGCAGCTACCTAAAGGTCAAGAGCTTTAA
- a CDS encoding PspA/IM30 family protein, translating to MGLFDRIKRVVGANLNDLVNKAEDPEKMLEQAILEMQEDLVQLRQGVAQAIASQKRTEKQYNDAQNEINKWQRNAQLALQKGDENLARQALERKKTYTETSTALKASLDPQVTQVDTLKRSLIQLESKISEAKTKKEMLKARITTAKAQEQLQGMVSGMNSSSAMAAFERMEEKVLMQEARAQSMGELASADLETQFARLESGSDVDDELAALKAQMLPPAAAPNQPQLPPEQTTAPKSNEVVDSELESLRKQLDQM from the coding sequence ATGGGATTATTTGATCGTATTAAACGAGTAGTCGGCGCTAACCTCAACGACTTGGTAAATAAAGCTGAAGATCCAGAAAAAATGCTGGAACAAGCCATTCTAGAAATGCAAGAAGACTTGGTACAGCTGCGTCAGGGAGTCGCCCAGGCGATCGCCTCCCAAAAACGTACAGAGAAACAGTACAATGATGCTCAAAATGAAATTAATAAATGGCAACGCAACGCTCAGTTAGCACTGCAAAAAGGCGATGAAAATCTAGCAAGACAAGCCCTAGAGCGCAAAAAGACTTACACTGAAACCAGCACAGCCCTCAAAGCTAGCTTAGATCCGCAAGTTACTCAAGTTGACACTCTCAAGCGCAGCTTAATTCAGCTAGAAAGCAAAATTTCTGAGGCTAAAACCAAGAAAGAAATGCTCAAAGCTCGGATTACGACTGCTAAAGCTCAAGAACAACTCCAAGGTATGGTCAGTGGAATGAATAGCAGTAGTGCTATGGCTGCCTTTGAGAGGATGGAAGAAAAAGTCTTGATGCAAGAAGCTCGTGCCCAATCAATGGGAGAATTGGCAAGTGCAGATTTAGAAACCCAATTTGCGCGTTTGGAATCTGGCAGTGATGTTGATGATGAATTGGCAGCTTTAAAAGCACAAATGCTACCACCTGCGGCTGCACCCAATCAACCCCAACTACCCCCAGAACAAACCACAGCTCCCAAATCTAATGAAGTGGTAGATAGCGAATTGGAATCCCTACGCAAGCAATTGGATCAAATGTAA
- a CDS encoding thioredoxin family protein has product MSKGVTTITDAEFETEVLKAEQPVLVYFWASWCGPCQLMSPLMNLAANTYSDRLKVVKIEVDPNPVTVKQYQVEGVPALRLIHGDKILASTEGVIGKDKLISLLDMHLNSN; this is encoded by the coding sequence ATGAGTAAAGGTGTAACCACTATAACTGATGCTGAGTTTGAAACCGAAGTGTTGAAAGCCGAGCAGCCTGTATTGGTTTACTTTTGGGCTTCCTGGTGTGGGCCTTGTCAGTTGATGTCGCCACTAATGAATTTAGCTGCTAATACATACAGCGATCGCCTAAAAGTTGTCAAAATAGAAGTAGACCCTAATCCTGTAACTGTCAAGCAGTATCAGGTAGAAGGTGTGCCAGCCCTCAGATTAATTCATGGAGACAAAATATTAGCATCCACTGAGGGAGTCATTGGCAAAGATAAATTAATCAGTCTCTTGGATATGCATTTAAATAGTAATTAG
- a CDS encoding LL-diaminopimelate aminotransferase encodes MQFAKRLQPLQSNVFADMDRAKAVALAAGRELIDLSLGSSDLPAEAHVIEAIAKSLYDRSTHGYLLFHGTQAFRQAAANWYAQKFGINVDAETEVLPLIGSQEGTAHLPLALLNPGDFALLLDPGYPSHAGGVYLASGQIYPMPITAANGFLPVFADIPAAVLAQSRMMVLSYPHNPTAAIAPLSFFQEAVAFCQQHDLVLVHDFPYVDLVFAETENWEKNLLNPKSLVPSVLQADPDKSVSIEFFTLSKSYNMGGFRIGYAIGNAQLIRALRQVKAAVDFNQYRGILNGAIAALGGSQAGVVNAVSTFRKRRDAFITALHSIGWQVPTPKATMYIWAELPSSWNQNSVEFCTELVKQTGVAASPGAGFGKSGEGYVRFALVHEPPLLEIAVARIAEFL; translated from the coding sequence ATGCAATTCGCGAAGCGTTTACAACCCCTGCAATCCAACGTATTTGCTGATATGGATAGAGCCAAGGCGGTAGCTTTGGCAGCAGGACGAGAGTTAATTGATTTGTCGCTGGGATCTTCTGATTTGCCAGCCGAGGCGCACGTCATTGAGGCGATCGCTAAATCTTTGTATGATCGCAGTACCCACGGCTATTTACTGTTTCACGGTACTCAAGCTTTTCGCCAAGCCGCAGCTAACTGGTACGCACAAAAATTTGGCATCAACGTCGATGCGGAAACTGAGGTGTTACCCCTGATTGGTTCTCAAGAAGGTACAGCCCATTTGCCCCTGGCGCTGCTTAACCCTGGCGATTTTGCTTTGTTGCTCGATCCAGGCTATCCCTCCCATGCTGGGGGAGTTTACTTAGCTAGTGGGCAAATCTACCCCATGCCAATCACAGCAGCAAACGGTTTTTTGCCCGTATTTGCTGACATTCCTGCCGCTGTTTTGGCTCAGTCGCGGATGATGGTATTGAGCTATCCTCATAATCCCACTGCGGCGATCGCTCCTTTATCTTTTTTTCAAGAAGCTGTCGCTTTTTGTCAGCAGCACGATCTTGTTTTAGTTCATGATTTTCCCTATGTCGATTTGGTATTTGCAGAAACTGAAAATTGGGAAAAAAATCTTCTTAATCCCAAATCACTAGTACCTTCTGTTTTACAAGCTGACCCCGATAAAAGCGTCTCAATAGAATTTTTTACTCTTTCCAAGTCTTACAACATGGGAGGCTTCCGTATTGGCTATGCAATTGGTAATGCCCAGTTAATTCGCGCCTTGCGCCAAGTCAAAGCTGCTGTCGATTTTAATCAGTATCGAGGAATTTTGAATGGAGCGATCGCAGCTCTTGGTGGTTCTCAAGCAGGGGTAGTAAATGCAGTCTCTACCTTCCGTAAACGTCGTGATGCTTTTATTACTGCTTTACATAGCATTGGTTGGCAAGTTCCAACTCCCAAGGCCACCATGTATATTTGGGCTGAGTTACCCTCATCGTGGAATCAAAATTCTGTAGAATTTTGTACTGAGTTAGTTAAACAAACTGGTGTTGCAGCTTCTCCTGGCGCTGGCTTTGGCAAATCTGGAGAAGGATATGTCCGCTTTGCCTTAGTACATGAACCACCTTTATTAGAAATTGCCGTTGCCAGAATTGCGGAATTTCTATAG
- a CDS encoding response regulator → MTAHLLTINRQLQSHKPKRILLVEDNDVNRMLLSDYLSYCGYNVQSLSNCSNFFTIVEKFRPELMLLDLKLPDIDGYSLLEQIQQKPDLSKIPIIVVSAFAFKADQERAMKLGAHRYFVKPVNLTSLIMTIEDELACHCI, encoded by the coding sequence ATGACAGCACACTTACTTACTATAAATCGACAATTGCAGTCGCATAAACCAAAGCGGATTCTACTGGTTGAAGATAACGATGTTAATAGGATGCTATTGAGCGATTATTTAAGCTATTGTGGTTACAATGTCCAAAGTTTATCAAATTGTTCTAATTTTTTTACAATTGTAGAAAAGTTTCGCCCAGAGTTAATGTTATTAGATTTGAAGTTACCTGATATTGACGGCTATTCACTATTAGAACAGATTCAACAAAAGCCGGATTTATCAAAGATACCTATTATTGTAGTTTCAGCCTTTGCTTTTAAAGCTGATCAAGAACGAGCCATGAAATTAGGTGCTCACCGTTATTTTGTTAAACCAGTAAATCTCACATCTCTAATTATGACAATTGAAGATGAATTAGCTTGTCACTGCATCTAA
- the uvrC gene encoding excinuclease ABC subunit UvrC, translated as MTISAQILPLVKDPQRLESRLAEIPAEPGVYFMRDGSDRIIYIGKSRKLRSRVRSYFRDGYNKSDRIATMAKQVSEIEFIVTDTETEALALEANLIKQHQPYFNVLLKDDKKYPYVCITWSEDYPRIFITRKRQLGKEKDKFYGPYTDAGLLREVLRISKRIFALRQRPQPLFKDRPCLNYDLGRCPGVCQQLISPEEYRKTVQKVAMVFQGRTQELIDILTEQMQTAAETLNFESAARIRDQIAGLQSLTANQKVSLPDDTVSRDAIALAASEQYACIQLFQIRAGQLVGRLAFVADAHAEPGAILQRVLEEHYQTADSVEIPTEILVQHELPDAAILADVLTGRKGKKVTILAPQRQTKAELIEMVERNAQYELQRMQKMGDRNHQAMQDLAAIIDLPDLPRRIEGYDISHIQGSNAVASQVVFIDGLPAKQNYRHYKIKNPTVTAGHSDDFASLAEVIQRRFRKYGEDPQLQRVGNPDWPDLIMIDGGKGQLSSVVAVLQEHNLLEDLRVVSLAKQREEIFLPGESQPLKTNAEQPGVQLLRRLRDEAHRFAVSFHRQQRSDKLKRSRLDEIPGLGHHRQKQLLGHFRSVDYIRQATPAQLAEVSGIGPRLAQEIYDYFHPS; from the coding sequence GTGACAATATCTGCTCAAATACTACCACTGGTTAAAGATCCACAGCGTCTGGAAAGCCGCCTAGCAGAAATTCCGGCGGAACCGGGAGTTTATTTTATGCGGGACGGGAGCGATCGCATTATCTATATAGGTAAATCACGCAAGTTGCGATCGCGTGTTCGTTCTTACTTTCGGGATGGATACAATAAAAGCGATCGCATAGCTACAATGGCTAAACAGGTGAGCGAAATTGAATTTATCGTCACCGATACTGAAACTGAAGCTTTAGCCTTAGAAGCCAACTTAATCAAGCAGCACCAGCCATACTTCAATGTGCTACTTAAGGACGATAAAAAATATCCTTATGTCTGCATTACTTGGTCAGAAGATTATCCACGGATTTTTATTACTCGTAAACGCCAATTAGGTAAAGAAAAAGATAAATTTTACGGGCCTTATACTGATGCTGGTCTCTTGCGAGAAGTTTTGCGAATATCTAAGCGGATTTTTGCACTGCGACAACGACCTCAACCACTCTTTAAAGATCGTCCTTGTTTAAATTATGATTTAGGGCGCTGTCCGGGTGTATGTCAACAGTTGATTTCACCAGAAGAATACCGTAAAACTGTGCAGAAAGTAGCAATGGTATTTCAAGGACGCACTCAAGAATTAATTGATATTTTGACAGAACAGATGCAAACAGCCGCAGAGACGTTAAATTTCGAGTCAGCGGCGCGGATTCGTGACCAAATTGCTGGGTTACAGTCGCTAACTGCGAATCAAAAAGTATCCTTACCAGATGATACAGTTTCACGGGATGCGATTGCCTTGGCAGCTAGCGAACAATATGCCTGTATTCAATTATTTCAGATTCGAGCTGGGCAATTGGTAGGACGGTTAGCATTTGTCGCCGATGCTCATGCAGAACCAGGAGCTATTTTACAACGAGTCTTAGAAGAACATTACCAAACTGCTGACTCGGTGGAAATCCCTACTGAGATTTTAGTACAGCACGAATTACCAGATGCAGCGATCTTGGCTGATGTTTTGACTGGGCGAAAGGGAAAAAAAGTGACGATTTTGGCTCCCCAGCGCCAAACTAAGGCAGAATTAATAGAGATGGTAGAGCGTAATGCTCAGTATGAATTGCAAAGAATGCAAAAAATGGGCGATCGCAATCATCAAGCCATGCAAGATTTAGCCGCCATTATTGATTTACCAGACTTACCCCGCCGCATTGAAGGTTATGACATTTCTCACATTCAAGGCTCAAATGCTGTAGCTTCTCAAGTCGTGTTTATTGACGGACTACCCGCCAAACAAAATTATCGTCACTACAAAATCAAAAATCCTACAGTCACAGCCGGACACTCAGACGACTTTGCTAGTTTGGCTGAAGTGATTCAGCGGCGGTTCCGCAAGTATGGCGAAGATCCACAGTTACAACGAGTAGGTAATCCTGATTGGCCTGATTTAATTATGATCGATGGTGGTAAAGGTCAATTATCATCTGTTGTTGCTGTTTTGCAAGAACATAACTTATTAGAAGACTTGCGAGTTGTGAGTTTGGCGAAGCAGCGAGAAGAGATTTTTCTACCAGGAGAATCTCAACCTTTAAAAACAAACGCAGAACAACCAGGGGTACAGTTGTTGCGACGGTTGCGAGATGAAGCCCATCGCTTTGCTGTGAGTTTCCATCGTCAGCAACGTAGTGATAAATTAAAGCGATCGCGTTTAGATGAAATTCCAGGATTAGGACATCATCGCCAAAAGCAGCTTTTAGGGCATTTTCGCTCAGTCGATTATATTCGTCAAGCTACACCTGCACAACTAGCTGAGGTTTCAGGAATTGGCCCACGGTTAGCGCAAGAAATTTACGATTATTTTCATCCTTCTTGA
- a CDS encoding DNA cytosine methyltransferase, translating into MLTSLNKILLIFMEELRLKFADLFAGIGGFRLAFEKADYECVFSCEIDQACQEVYLNNFGDKPKSDIRKIDLKTLPYFDVLTAGFPCQPFSICGRRKGFHDTRGTLFFHICEIIEHINPPVVVLENVKHILHHDQGRTLEVILYSLEDMGYVVNYETVNSRDFGLPQNRERVIFIATKTRKFNFKNLRKSYIFPTLSEFLCTSGKFEYLNTEEYTMIDNPKQQPSGLIFVGYRNKSIWKTGIRPNTEHLSRVHHQPNRIYSIAGVHPTIPSQETSGRFFIYIPEENVVRKLTIRECYRIMGFPDDFKIHSNLAECYKQIGNSVCIPVIYELANQIKKQIFSYQDREGEIVNNGMKS; encoded by the coding sequence ATGCTCACTTCTTTAAACAAAATTTTACTAATTTTTATGGAGGAATTAAGATTAAAGTTTGCTGATTTATTTGCTGGTATTGGAGGTTTTAGATTAGCTTTTGAAAAAGCTGACTATGAATGTGTATTTTCTTGCGAGATTGATCAGGCGTGTCAAGAGGTTTACTTAAATAATTTTGGAGACAAGCCTAAATCTGATATCAGAAAAATTGATTTAAAAACTTTACCTTATTTTGATGTTTTAACGGCTGGTTTTCCTTGTCAACCTTTTAGTATTTGCGGACGAAGAAAAGGTTTTCATGACACTAGAGGTACTTTATTTTTTCATATTTGCGAAATTATTGAGCATATTAATCCTCCTGTTGTTGTTCTGGAAAATGTTAAGCATATATTACATCACGATCAAGGTAGAACATTAGAAGTAATACTGTATTCTTTAGAAGATATGGGTTATGTAGTTAACTACGAAACAGTTAACTCTAGAGATTTTGGCTTACCACAGAATAGAGAAAGAGTAATATTTATTGCTACAAAAACTAGAAAATTTAATTTTAAAAATCTCAGGAAATCTTATATATTTCCTACCTTGAGCGAGTTTTTGTGTACTTCAGGAAAATTTGAATACTTAAATACTGAAGAATACACAATGATAGATAATCCTAAACAACAACCATCAGGTTTGATTTTTGTAGGATATCGAAATAAAAGTATTTGGAAAACAGGTATTAGACCAAATACAGAACATTTATCACGGGTTCATCATCAACCAAATAGAATTTATTCTATAGCAGGAGTACACCCAACAATCCCTTCTCAAGAGACTTCAGGAAGATTTTTTATTTATATACCAGAAGAAAATGTAGTCCGTAAATTAACAATTCGAGAGTGTTATAGAATTATGGGTTTTCCAGATGATTTTAAAATCCATAGCAATTTAGCAGAGTGCTATAAACAGATAGGTAACTCTGTATGTATACCAGTGATATATGAACTTGCCAATCAAATTAAAAAACAAATTTTTTCGTATCAAGATAGAGAAGGAGAGATAGTCAATAATGGAATGAAATCTTAG
- a CDS encoding replication restart DNA helicase PriA, producing MHTIQKIHCPNCGSDAERHYISDSQLTRTQCPTCDYLMISCTRTGKVIEAYAPGILAKR from the coding sequence ATGCATACAATACAAAAAATTCACTGCCCAAATTGCGGCAGTGATGCAGAGCGTCACTATATTTCTGATAGTCAATTAACTCGCACACAATGCCCGACTTGTGACTACTTAATGATCAGTTGTACCCGTACTGGTAAAGTTATTGAGGCTTATGCCCCAGGTATTCTGGCAAAAAGATAA
- the rlmN gene encoding 23S rRNA (adenine(2503)-C(2))-methyltransferase RlmN → MSVTPLVSQVDSVKLHEIPPLLGASLAELTAWVQQQGQPAYRGKQLHEWIYQKQVRSLADISVFPKQWRAEATEIPIGRSTIHHRAVAADATVKYLLKLADNQIIETVGIPTDKRLTVCVSTQVGCPMACDFCATGKGGYKRNLKRYEIVDQVLTVQEDFQQRVSNVVFMGMGEPLLNTENVLAALKSLNQDVGIGARSLTVSTVGIRDRIREFAQHNLQITLAVSLHAPNQALRKQLIPSARSYPLEDLLAECREYVEITGRRVTFEYILLAGVNDLPEHALQLAKCLRGFQSHVNLIPYNPIAEVDYKRPNRDRIQAFVQVLKQQQIAVSVRYSRGLEADAACGQLRTSKGNHNS, encoded by the coding sequence ATGTCTGTTACGCCTCTTGTTTCTCAGGTTGACTCAGTTAAATTACACGAAATTCCTCCCTTGCTAGGTGCTTCTCTGGCTGAACTAACTGCATGGGTACAGCAGCAAGGACAACCCGCTTATAGAGGAAAACAACTACATGAGTGGATTTATCAAAAGCAAGTGCGATCGCTAGCTGATATTTCTGTCTTTCCTAAGCAATGGCGGGCGGAAGCAACAGAAATACCCATCGGTCGCTCAACCATCCATCACCGTGCTGTAGCTGCCGATGCTACTGTTAAATATCTTCTAAAACTTGCAGATAATCAAATCATTGAAACCGTTGGTATTCCCACAGATAAGCGTTTAACAGTATGTGTTTCTACTCAGGTAGGTTGTCCAATGGCGTGTGATTTTTGCGCCACAGGTAAAGGAGGTTACAAACGCAACCTTAAAAGGTATGAAATTGTTGATCAAGTCTTAACTGTACAAGAAGATTTTCAACAACGGGTGAGCAATGTGGTATTTATGGGTATGGGTGAACCATTACTAAATACTGAGAATGTTTTAGCAGCTTTAAAATCTTTAAATCAAGATGTTGGCATAGGAGCGCGATCGCTAACTGTTTCTACAGTTGGGATACGCGATCGCATCCGTGAATTTGCTCAACATAATTTACAAATTACTCTTGCTGTTAGTCTCCACGCACCTAATCAAGCATTGCGGAAACAACTTATCCCTAGCGCCCGTTCTTATCCTTTAGAAGATTTGTTAGCTGAATGTCGGGAATATGTAGAAATAACCGGGCGGCGTGTAACTTTTGAATATATCCTCCTTGCTGGGGTGAACGATTTGCCAGAACACGCACTGCAACTGGCAAAATGTCTACGAGGATTCCAAAGTCATGTGAATTTGATTCCCTACAACCCCATTGCAGAAGTTGATTATAAACGCCCCAACCGCGATCGTATTCAAGCTTTTGTTCAAGTTCTTAAACAACAACAAATTGCTGTGAGCGTTCGCTATTCTCGTGGGTTAGAAGCTGATGCTGCGTGTGGACAACTACGTACAAGTAAAGGAAATCATAATTCCTAA
- a CDS encoding AbrB/MazE/SpoVT family DNA-binding domain-containing protein has translation MTAVVAKWGNSLAIRIPKLIAEQAQITEGISIDFSVEGNSIIITPQKIRRYTLDELLEGMTPENFHSEFETGNIVGNEDW, from the coding sequence ATGACAGCTGTTGTTGCTAAATGGGGAAATAGTTTAGCTATCAGGATTCCAAAATTGATAGCTGAACAAGCACAGATAACTGAAGGCATTAGTATAGATTTTTCCGTAGAAGGGAACAGTATTATTATCACGCCACAAAAAATAAGAAGATATACTCTTGATGAGTTATTGGAAGGGATGACTCCTGAGAATTTTCATTCTGAATTTGAAACTGGCAATATTGTGGGGAATGAAGATTGGTAG
- a CDS encoding type II toxin-antitoxin system PemK/MazF family toxin — protein sequence MVVKPYFPERGDIIKLEFGAKKQFTVDSIQRAFALHKAGISFEDIAITLNNELQQQGREQQGYRPVLVISPIRYNQMSSLVLACPITSKSKGLKFEVPLTEDMKTAGVVLADQIKTLDWKARKVKFVETVAADLIEEVQAKLETLIF from the coding sequence TTGGTAGTTAAACCATATTTTCCTGAAAGAGGAGATATTATCAAATTAGAGTTTGGAGCAAAGAAACAATTTACTGTTGATTCAATTCAGCGTGCATTTGCCCTTCATAAAGCTGGAATATCATTTGAAGACATTGCTATAACGCTGAATAATGAACTTCAACAACAAGGACGCGAACAACAGGGATACCGCCCTGTTCTGGTTATATCTCCAATTAGATACAATCAAATGTCTTCTCTAGTTTTGGCGTGTCCTATAACCAGTAAATCAAAAGGACTTAAATTTGAAGTTCCGCTTACTGAAGATATGAAAACAGCAGGAGTTGTGCTAGCTGATCAAATTAAAACACTTGACTGGAAAGCTAGAAAAGTAAAATTTGTTGAAACAGTTGCAGCAGATTTAATAGAAGAAGTGCAAGCAAAGTTAGAAACATTAATTTTCTAA
- a CDS encoding serine hydrolase — MIFFRKDEQLENLGNGILDATWATFPNLARNQIALTWIVYDPPVPVNTGGALTPDAFWNHPVRGFTYRGVERIYPASVVKLFYLVAVNEWLEKGMSQTSQELERALRDMIVDSSNDATSLVVDILSGTTSGPELPTGPFETWKYQRNIINRYYQSLGWEEMQTINVCQKTWGDGPYGRERAFYGEMLDNRNMVTTNAIARLLHSIVGGVAVSSERSQAMMALLKRSLNPDDLPTDVEEDQVTGFLGSGLTQNAQIWSKAGWTSQVRHDAGYIELPEQRPYLLVVFTEGKAHAKSRAILPFVSKLFAEAVSSL; from the coding sequence ATGATTTTCTTTAGAAAAGACGAACAACTTGAAAATCTGGGTAATGGCATTTTAGATGCAACTTGGGCAACATTTCCAAATTTAGCTCGTAATCAAATTGCTCTAACTTGGATTGTTTACGATCCGCCAGTCCCGGTAAATACTGGTGGCGCTTTGACTCCTGACGCTTTTTGGAATCACCCAGTCCGTGGTTTCACTTATCGCGGTGTTGAACGTATTTACCCCGCAAGTGTAGTCAAGCTATTTTACCTAGTAGCAGTGAATGAATGGCTAGAAAAAGGCATGAGCCAGACTTCTCAAGAATTAGAGCGAGCCTTACGCGATATGATTGTGGACTCTAGCAACGATGCTACTAGTTTAGTTGTGGATATTCTCAGTGGTACTACTTCCGGGCCAGAGTTACCAACTGGCCCTTTTGAAACCTGGAAATATCAGCGTAATATTATTAATCGCTATTATCAGTCTTTAGGCTGGGAAGAAATGCAGACGATTAACGTCTGTCAAAAAACTTGGGGTGACGGTCCTTATGGACGGGAGAGGGCATTTTACGGTGAGATGCTAGACAATCGTAATATGGTGACAACTAATGCGATCGCTCGATTGCTTCATAGTATTGTAGGGGGAGTAGCAGTTTCCAGTGAGCGATCGCAAGCAATGATGGCTTTGCTTAAACGCAGCCTCAACCCAGACGATTTGCCCACAGATGTAGAAGAAGATCAAGTAACAGGTTTTTTAGGCAGTGGTCTGACCCAAAATGCTCAAATTTGGTCAAAAGCAGGTTGGACAAGCCAAGTCCGTCATGATGCAGGGTATATTGAGTTACCAGAACAGCGTCCTTACCTTTTAGTAGTATTTACTGAAGGTAAAGCACACGCTAAAAGCCGCGCTATTTTGCCTTTTGTCTCGAAGCTATTTGCTGAAGCAGTTAGCAGTTTATAA
- a CDS encoding NlpC/P60 family protein, which yields MLSNLKSQIPNSQVGEYQCLADLNLYDSPACTRLATQAACGRHLQVTSNHQNSAVEVYLCEDDYPGWVSLADLSLLQPASVLYQAKSFSEFDIKKLLPEAIAFTQKAMQQSNYYLWGGTVGPNYDCSGLMQAAFVSVGIWLPRDAYQQEDFTQAIAIANLEPGDLVFFGTPEKATHVGLYLGDKSYIHSSGQNQGRNGIGIDILSEQGDAVSQSYYQQLRGAGRVIQSYKPRRA from the coding sequence ATGCTTTCTAATTTAAAATCCCAGATCCCAAATTCCCAAGTGGGAGAATACCAATGTCTTGCTGATCTGAACTTATATGATTCTCCTGCATGTACGCGTTTAGCAACTCAAGCCGCTTGTGGGCGACATTTACAAGTAACATCAAATCATCAGAACTCAGCAGTCGAGGTTTATTTATGTGAGGATGATTATCCAGGGTGGGTATCCCTTGCTGATTTGAGTTTATTACAACCTGCTAGTGTACTTTATCAGGCTAAATCATTTTCTGAGTTTGACATCAAAAAACTGCTACCAGAGGCGATCGCTTTCACACAAAAAGCCATGCAACAGTCAAATTATTACCTTTGGGGTGGCACGGTCGGCCCGAATTATGACTGTTCTGGTTTGATGCAGGCGGCATTTGTTTCTGTAGGTATTTGGTTGCCTAGAGATGCTTATCAACAAGAAGATTTCACCCAGGCAATTGCCATTGCCAACTTAGAACCAGGGGATTTAGTCTTTTTTGGGACTCCTGAAAAAGCCACTCATGTCGGACTTTATTTAGGAGATAAATCTTACATCCATAGTTCTGGACAAAACCAAGGAAGAAATGGTATTGGAATTGACATACTCTCGGAACAGGGAGATGCGGTGAGTCAGTCATACTATCAGCAGCTGCGAGGCGCTGGTAGAGTTATTCAAAGTTACAAACCACGAAGAGCCTGA